AAACGCATCTCATGGAAGCTATCGGAAACGAAGTATACAAATCGTCCGGCGGAAACATCGTCTACATTACCGCCGAAAACTTTACGAACGAATTCATTCAGTCCATAAATACCAAAACCCAGTCAAAATTCAAGTCGAAGTACCGCAACGCGGACATACTGCTCATAGACGACATTCACTTTTTTCAGGATAAAGACGGTACTCAAGAAGAATTGTTTCACACGTTCAACGCGCTGTACGAAAATTTTAAACAGCTGGTGTTCACGTGCGACCGTCCCGTATCGGAACTGAAAAACATGACAGACCGGCTGCGTTCGCGTTTTGAACGCGGACTTTCCGTCGATATCCATATGCCAAAATACGAAATCCGGCGCGCGATTCTTGAACGGAAACTGCAGTCGATGGGCAAAAAAGTTCCCGGCGAAGTCATCGATTTGATCGCTCAGAACGTACAAACGAACGTCCGTGATTTGGAAGCGTCTCTTACCAAGATGGTTGCGTATATAGAACTCACCGGAAAGGATTTGACGATCGACGTTGCGCGCAAGGAATTGCGCGATACGTTCTTTTCTCCGAAAGCCTCGAATATTACCGTAGAAAACATACAGAGGGTCGTCGCCGATTATTTCGGCATATCGTATTCGGATATAAAAGGCAAAAAACGCACCAAAAACGTCATGCTTCCCCGCCATTTAGCGTTATATATCGCACGTGAACTGACCGAATATTCGACGACCGAACTCGGAATGGAATTCGGCGGACGCGATCATACTACCGTCATGCACGCGTGCCAGAAAATAGAAGATCAGCTGCGCTCGGATTCCACGCTTGAATCCACCGTGCAGACGCTGGTACGCAGCATAAAAGATTA
This sequence is a window from Treponema brennaborense DSM 12168. Protein-coding genes within it:
- the dnaA gene encoding chromosomal replication initiator protein DnaA gives rise to the protein MAELNYAPFWEESLKQIEETFIQNGKEAEFRIWFNITYAESQDMKIVASVPSLFFRDQMISRGYAALIQNKLEELSGQAIQLEFIIIPKNMQTAAQTGGGHPASSVHPAAPVHPDSAAHTPSSGRPAAYRLPADAPADTVSDTVKPFGQYGERSASRPLGEPLHEQTRRHPQLNPNYTFDNFVTGDDNSFVYNAALAVSKNPGRTYNPLLIYGGVGLGKTHLMEAIGNEVYKSSGGNIVYITAENFTNEFIQSINTKTQSKFKSKYRNADILLIDDIHFFQDKDGTQEELFHTFNALYENFKQLVFTCDRPVSELKNMTDRLRSRFERGLSVDIHMPKYEIRRAILERKLQSMGKKVPGEVIDLIAQNVQTNVRDLEASLTKMVAYIELTGKDLTIDVARKELRDTFFSPKASNITVENIQRVVADYFGISYSDIKGKKRTKNVMLPRHLALYIARELTEYSTTELGMEFGGRDHTTVMHACQKIEDQLRSDSTLESTVQTLVRSIKDYKKQG